The Pontibacillus halophilus JSM 076056 = DSM 19796 genome includes a region encoding these proteins:
- the trpA gene encoding tryptophan synthase subunit alpha yields MTKTSTETTFQQRLKKTENLFIPFIMGGDPHPDVTVELAYRLQQSGADVLELGVPYSDPLADGPTIQEAAARAIEQGMNLTSAIRLVPKMRERGLEIPVVIFTYYNPVMQYGLERLFKELGENGADALLIPDIPYEESEELRKLSNEYGIELISLVAPNSEDRVMRIAEQARGFLYCVSSLGVTGERATIQPNIEDFLNRVKSYSSVPVAVGFGVSTNDQVRLLNQYCDGVIIGSKIVKLIEARADALVQEDTREEALQAFQQEIEALISTDE; encoded by the coding sequence TTGACTAAGACGAGCACGGAAACGACATTCCAACAGCGTTTGAAAAAGACGGAGAATCTGTTTATCCCATTTATTATGGGAGGCGATCCTCATCCTGATGTCACGGTAGAACTTGCGTACCGTCTCCAACAAAGTGGGGCTGATGTTCTTGAGCTTGGCGTTCCTTATTCTGATCCGTTAGCAGACGGTCCGACCATCCAAGAAGCAGCTGCTCGCGCGATAGAGCAGGGGATGAATCTTACGAGCGCCATTCGCCTTGTTCCAAAGATGAGAGAACGTGGATTAGAGATTCCTGTCGTAATCTTCACGTATTATAACCCTGTTATGCAATATGGTCTGGAACGACTATTCAAGGAATTAGGAGAGAATGGAGCCGATGCGCTATTAATTCCAGACATTCCTTACGAAGAGAGCGAAGAACTTCGTAAGCTTTCTAATGAGTACGGAATTGAGCTCATTTCTCTTGTAGCTCCTAACTCGGAGGACCGAGTGATGCGAATTGCGGAACAAGCAAGAGGGTTCCTGTACTGTGTATCAAGTCTTGGAGTGACTGGTGAGCGGGCTACAATCCAGCCTAATATTGAAGACTTCTTAAATCGTGTGAAATCCTATAGTTCTGTCCCTGTTGCGGTCGGTTTCGGTGTATCTACGAACGATCAAGTACGCTTATTGAACCAGTACTGCGACGGAGTCATTATCGGGAGTAAGATTGTGAAGCTTATAGAAGCCCGTGCAGATGCGTTGGTTCAAGAGGATACGAGAGAAGAAGCATTGCAAGCCTTCCAACAAGAAATAGAAGCTTTGATTTCAACAGATGAGTAG
- a CDS encoding anthranilate synthase component II: protein MILMIDNYDSFTFNLVQYLGELESDVVVRRNDEVTIEEIKEMAPDAIVLSPGPCSPNEAGVCLRVVQAFAGKIPILGVCLGHQTIVQAFGGKIGRVKELYHGKTSQIIHDGRSMFNKLPKPITVGRYHSLIAEIDTLPDVLEQTAYTPDGEIMGVRHKDYAVEGVQFHPESILTDYGKQMLKNFLEYYQVGEQLTVKS, encoded by the coding sequence ATGATTTTGATGATTGATAACTACGATTCCTTTACGTTTAATCTTGTCCAATACCTGGGGGAACTTGAATCAGATGTGGTCGTGAGACGTAACGATGAAGTGACCATTGAGGAAATTAAAGAGATGGCACCAGATGCTATTGTGCTTTCTCCAGGTCCATGCAGTCCAAATGAAGCAGGAGTCTGCTTGCGTGTCGTACAGGCATTCGCTGGAAAGATTCCAATCTTAGGTGTCTGCTTAGGCCACCAGACTATTGTACAAGCATTTGGTGGGAAGATTGGCCGTGTGAAAGAACTGTACCATGGCAAGACTTCGCAAATTATCCATGACGGACGTTCCATGTTCAACAAGCTGCCTAAACCCATTACGGTTGGGCGCTATCATTCTCTTATCGCCGAAATCGACACGCTGCCAGACGTGTTAGAACAAACGGCTTACACACCTGATGGAGAGATTATGGGCGTCCGCCATAAAGACTATGCAGTGGAAGGCGTGCAGTTTCACCCTGAATCCATTCTCACGGATTACGGGAAACAAATGCTCAAGAATTTCTTAGAGTATTACCAGGTAGGGGAGCAGCTCACAGTGAAATCGTAA